The sequence below is a genomic window from Rudanella lutea DSM 19387.
TTGCTGGTACACATCCGAACCCGGCACCAGAACCACGAATGGTCGCAGGCGGTACCTGTGCTCTCGACCTGGGAGCTCGAACTTCTCCGCGACTGGATGTCGTCGGTAGCGGCCCATCAGCACCAATCCCGCCGGATTACGTTTGTGGAACCCGAAATCAGTTTCAGCGATTTTTCGGGCGGTACCGATGGGTACGACTTACGGCTCAAGCTCTCGCACGAGGCTCAGCCCGGCTGGCAACCGACCGATCAGCAAGCGTTTTATCTGACTCTTTCGCCCGACTCTACGCAACTTCAGGAAGCCATTGTGACGCTCGATGAACAGTTGCAACAGTTTCCGGTTCGCGATTAATCACTGACGAGTTTTTGGCCGGTTGCCGCACGGATAAGAACCCGTGCGGCAACCGGCTATTTTTGTACACCCGGCACATACCGCTCCTGAATCACCCGGGCGTGGTGTATTGGGTGGCCAACCAGCACAAACCCTAACGCCAGAACCGAGATAGTCTGGTTGAAACAGATGCCCGTACGCTGTAGCATCCCGGCATCGAAACTCCGAAATAACGCCCGTGTCGACTGCCGTTGCAGCGCGTATTCGTCGTACAGATCGGTCAGCGACCGGCGCGACGCCTGGGCGTACTGCGCAAAATCGTCTTCTTCAAAGCCTGGCAACCGGGTTTGATCGTTGCGAGCAAACCGTAAGGCTCGGTACGCCATAATCCGCTCGGTATCAATCAGGTGCTGAACAATATCTTTGACCGTCCATTTACCGGGTGCGTACCGGTAATCGCCCAGGTTTTCGAGCGTTTGGGCAGGCAATAGCGTTTCGAGCCGGGCACCGGCCGCCAACGCATCGTTCAGTTCCCCATCAGGTGCCAGCTTAATGTACCGATCGAAGAACCCCGGCATCGGGTTAATGTGGGCTTTGGTCATAATCTTTACGCATCATACATTACACACTGTGCATTCCTCATTACCCCTTACGCGTCAGCAAAAACTCCTCAAAGGCTCTGGTCAGCGCCTGAAGCTCTTCGGCCAGGTGGCTGGTATCGCTTAATTTGAGCTTACCCTCGGCCTCGCGGGCAATGTGAGCCACCCGCGACACGCCAATAGTGCCCGCACTGCCTTTGAGCGTGTGCAGGTGACTCTTCACCGTCGGAATGTCGCCGAGCGCAAAGGCATCGTTGGCCCCGTTGACCAACTCGGTAGCCTCCGTCACAAACTCACCCATAATCTCATCCACCAGTTCCTGACCACCCAGATCGCGCAACTGCGACACAATCTCCTCATCAATCACGGGCGGCAGCGGGGCCTGTATCTGGGCAGACGATCCATATGACAATGCTTACGCTGAGTCACTATGGGGCCGTCTAAAAGCTGAATTGCTCAAAGACGGAGTATTTTTGAGTGCTGAAGATGTCCGAACCGAAGTGTTAGCCTACATTGAAGGTTACTACAATTAGGTACGTAGGCAGCCCGGTCGTCGCTGGACTACAAAAGCCCTGAACACTATGAGCAACAGTATTATACAAATAAAAAGCAGCCGTTTAATAGATTGACAATCAAAGTATACATATGTTTTAACAAAACTATAAATATGTTTTACATTTGAGAAGATCTAACCTCCTTGAACTCTGGAGAGGGAGCGTTAGATGCCATTCTTCACACAAATATTCTATCCACTAATGCAAATCATTTACACAAAAATTGCGAGAGCCTTCTTAGTAGGGCTAGCTTTAGTTATGGGTATAACTACAAGTTTTGGGAAAGCAAACGAATGTACAGGAACAGGACATTTTGATGATGGTACGCTTGCGGGTGTAGCAATAATCAAGTGGGTCGTCGAAGATACAGACTGCTGCGCACGGACATCAGGATTAGCATTAGTAACCTACGCTTACTATATAAACGGGGTGTATTCATCTACAGTATCGTACTACGTTACTATTGCTGAAGTCCAGTATGCTGCTGGCTGTAATTCATCCATTAATCCAAGCTAAACTGACTTATCATGAAAAAGTACATAATAATTAGCTGTGTTGCCCTCACATTATCAAGCTGTGGGATTACTGAGCAAGAAAACGTTTCAAGTGATAGGTTTTCTTCAGGGATAACATCGAACAAACCACTCGTAGCTGATGCGATTCCTTTAAATCTTCCGGGAGTCAACCCTTCTAA
It includes:
- a CDS encoding WapI family immunity protein — encoded protein: MKPMTLTGPTGSFELAVLDYEYSDSPRFLERNGLLVHIRTRHQNHEWSQAVPVLSTWELELLRDWMSSVAAHQHQSRRITFVEPEISFSDFSGGTDGYDLRLKLSHEAQPGWQPTDQQAFYLTLSPDSTQLQEAIVTLDEQLQQFPVRD
- a CDS encoding DinB family protein; the protein is MTKAHINPMPGFFDRYIKLAPDGELNDALAAGARLETLLPAQTLENLGDYRYAPGKWTVKDIVQHLIDTERIMAYRALRFARNDQTRLPGFEEDDFAQYAQASRRSLTDLYDEYALQRQSTRALFRSFDAGMLQRTGICFNQTISVLALGFVLVGHPIHHARVIQERYVPGVQK